A part of Girardinichthys multiradiatus isolate DD_20200921_A chromosome 12, DD_fGirMul_XY1, whole genome shotgun sequence genomic DNA contains:
- the rfk gene encoding riboflavin kinase, with translation MKSLPYFCRGEVVRGFGRGSKELGIPTANFPDSVVDSLPADVTTGIYYGWACVGNSDIHKMVTSIGWNPYYKNTKKSMETHVIHKFKEDFYGEILSVVLVGYIRSEKSFPSLEDLIAAINSDIEEAKVMLELPEHSKLKEDNFFTSTTDSSPASPSSAASTSQSIINGH, from the exons ATGAAGAGCCTCCCATATTTCTGCCGAGGAGAGGTCGTTCGAGGATTTGGAAGAGGAAGCAAAGAACTCGGAATTCCCACAG CCAACTTCCCCGATTCGGTGGTGGACAGTCTTCCAGCAGATGTCACCACAGGAATCTATTATGGCTGGGCTTGTGTCGGGAATAGCGACATCCACAAAATGGTGACGAGCATCGGCTGGAACCCTtactacaaaaacacaaagaagtcTATG GAGACGCACGTCATTCACAAATTCAAAGAAGACTTTTACGGAGAGATTCTGAGTGTCGTTCTGGTGGGCTACATCCGCTCGGAGAAGAGCTTTCCCTCACTCG AGGACCTCATTGCGGCCATCAACAGCGACATTGAGGAGGCCAAGGTTATGCTGGAGCTGCCAGAGCACAGCAAACTGAAAGAGGACAACTTCTTCACCAGCACGACCGACTCGTCTCCAGcctctccatcatctgctgcgTCCACATCTCAGAGCATCATCAACGGTCACTGA